A stretch of DNA from Erythrolamprus reginae isolate rEryReg1 chromosome 10, rEryReg1.hap1, whole genome shotgun sequence:
TTTCAACTCATCCCTTACATGGAAGCTGCTTTCAAAACAAAGCCCAAGGGCCCAACACAGGAATGAAGCAAGAACCAGagggaaaaataaatacaaatctcccCACTCAACTGCAAATTAAGTTTAAAAGGGAGACAGGCAAAGCAGCTCTTGGAGGAGATCTTTGCCTTAACAAACAACTGGACAGGGAACCTTCTCAGCACAGCACAtctgcccccccagccccccacccccccgtccCCTGAGtagctggctggaaaattatGCGCTTGGGATGAAATTTTAAGCCCTTGGGGCTCACGTTCCCTCCatgtcagggctgtcaaactccaggCCCGGTGGAGGGGGTGGGCGTGGGGGGGCGCAAGACGTGCCATGTGCCGGTTGAGTGAAGGGGGGGATAGCCCAATTCGTCCCATGACACCGCTGTGACGacgtttgacatccctgctcaaGGTGGAGGGTAAGGGGCTTGAGCCAAGGTGGATTCATCCCTGTCatcttattttgaattttttttaataaatatttttcatctGAGCATGCAAAGAAGTCAAGTTCCAGcatctttttttcagcttttGCCTGATGGATTTTCCATTGTTGCGCACACAAAGTCCCCGCGTGGCCACGAAGCGTGCTCAACTCCCACCCCTGCTTGGAGTGGGATGACCGACTGACTGACCGGCCCGCGTTTCCTTCCTGCACGAGAAACATCCACACAAAGTGGAGGCCCCAGGGCTGCACAAAGCCCACAAACACCCAGCCAGATGACGCAGCCCCACGTTGCACCCACAGTCGGAACAGCCGGTCGGTTAAAATCATCGGGGAAGCCCACCCCGTGGAAAGACTTACCGTTTCTGGCCAGGCGTCCGTCCTAACCTTTGACCTCCTGATGACTTTTATGGCGACCTTCCTCTGGGAGTCCCTTTCGAAGGCCAGCTTCACCTCTCCACAGGCCCCACTAAGAGGGAGGGCAGGGAGGGAAGGCGGCTGTGAGGGGGGGCTGCCCAGGGGGGACTCGAGGGCAGACCCACAGGGCCCCCCAGGGGAGCTCCAGAGAGGGCAGCTCCCGCTCAGCCCTCTGCTGGGGTCTCTTTGGCCCAGACAGGGTGGGAGCAGCCGGAGCTGAGGGACGGCGTGCTGGAACCAGCCTGGCCCCCAAGGGAGGGCCCCCCCCAACCCACCTGCCCAGCCTCTTTGAGACGAGGTACTTCTTCTGCATGTCCTTGGGGTAGTCCAGCAGAGGATCGGCCTCCAGGTCAGTGAACACGAACACTGGGAAGAGCAGGGCACAGCTGTGACCAACGTCCCTTCGCAAAGCGACCCAACCGCTGCCACCCCACACCGCAATCGTGGCAGAACGTGGGCAATGACTGGGGGGCAAGGCGATCTGCAGGGCCCGTCCACACCACCACATGCAGAACTACTCAAGGCACTTGGTGGCCCTCTGGTaggagctgccccccccccaaaaaatatccaGCCACAGCTCTACTTCAAACCCTCCCCCCTTTTCCTGCTATCTGAAGCCCCCAGTCTCTTGTCCGAAAtgcagtggggaggggggagtttgcgtgggtgggaGCAGCAGCGGAGGGCTTAGACTGCATGCCCTTCACTGGATCCCTGGAAGAAGGGGAAACGGGTGGCCCTGCCAAGGCCCTGCCTCACTCGCTTGGCAAGGCAGGAGGGGGGAGGCCTTGGCTCTGCAGGGCTCCAGCCTGGGGTGCCGTTGGCTGTGTACTGTTtggttgctgtgagccgctccgagtctccagagaggggcggcataaacatctaataaataataataataataattattattattattattatttacgttTAGGCGTGCGAGGCGTGTGGGGGGAGCAGCGAGCAGCTGTGGCTCTGCTGCCCCAGAGAATCGGCCTGGAGAGGGAGGCCGCCTGGCTTCTCCCTGCCCCCTGCATTTGGGCCTGCCAAGCCATCTCTGCCTACCTTTGTTGTGGGGCAGAGAAAGGGCAATTTTGGCCACCTGGGCCAGAGGAACCTTCCTGCCCTTGCCCACCACATGGCCGTTGACAAAGGTCCCGTTTGCGCTCTGGTCCTCCAGGTAGGTCACAAAGCAGCCCTGAGGTCCCGGCTCCTTAGCAGAAGAGCAGACTCTGGTCAGCCCCCATCGCCCCCACAAGCCCCCCCAGGCCCCACCCACACACCCCTCGGGGGCTCACGCGGAAGATGCGGAAATGCCTCTTGCTGTACTGCCGGTAAGTTTCCCCCCGGGGCAGATCCAGCTCGGAAAAGCTGTAGTCGCAGCCGGGATCGCGGCCAAACCAGTACTCGCTCTTCTGGCAGGCTGAgtggggagaagaagaggaggacgaggaggaggaagaggaaggaggaggaagaaggaggaggaagaaggaggaggaagaaggaggaagaagaagaggaaggaggaaaagaaagaaggaggaggaggaagaagaggaggaataaaaggaggaaggaggaggaagaagaggaggaagaagaggaagaataaaaggaggaaggaggaggaaaagaaagaaggaggaggaggaagaagaggaggaagaagaggaagaataaaaggaggaaggaggaagagaaagaaggaggaagaggaggaggaagaaggggaggaagaaggaggaaaagaaagaaggaggaggaggaagaagaggagaaagaagaagaggaagaggaggaagagaaaggaggaggaggaggaggaagaaggggtgcGCGGGGGGCTCTGGTCAGCCGAGGGACACCAGCCGCCCGTCCCCTGCAGCGCCAAAGCCCCCGGGCGGGCCACGCACCGAGTTCGAGGAAGCCCCCGGCCAGCGGGAAGAGGTGTCCCCATGGCCGGGCCGCCTCCGCCTCTTCCTCCGGGTCCTCCGGGATGGCGGGCAGGTCGTGCGCGGGCAGCGTCTCCAGGGAGCTGAGCgtgccggaggaggaggaggaggacgaggagccCGGCGGCGGCTGGCTCGGCTGCGTCTCCCCcccaggaggcggcggcggcggcggcggcggcgtctCCCGGCGGGACATGTGGCCGCCACTCCTTCCGCGCCGCCTCCCCGCCGTGCGCCTGCGCGAGTGGGGGGGAGCGGGACGGGGCGGGGGCAGATGTGGCGGCGGGCGTTGCGCGCGAGGGCCCCGCGGTGGGCCCGATCCCGGTGCCAGGCGTGCGGGCGGGGCTGCTGGAGCTGCGGGGCGCcgctgggggcgggggggggcggcggggggggcCCGGCTTCTGCCCCTCCTGCCGCGCCCTGCAGCCGCCGGAGCCCCGCGCGGACCTCTTCGGGGTGCTGGGCTGGTGAGCGGCGGGGGAGGCGGCGGGGGAAGCGGCGGAGGGGGGGGCGAGGAGGCGCCCGttgacccccctccctccctcccccccgcaGCCCGCGTGGCTTCTCGCTGGACGTGGCCCGGCTCCGACAGCGCTTCCTGGCCCTGCAGCGCTCGCTGCACCCAGACCGCTTCAGCCACCGGCCGCAGGTGGGAGCCCGgagtggggggggaggcgccggggctggggagggggggctggaCCCCGCCCTGACCCCTCCGTGCCTTGCAGGCCGAGCGCGGCTTCTCGGAGCAGCACGCCGCCCTGGTCAACCTGGCTTACGGCACCCTCCGCAGCCCGCTCAGCCGCGGCCTCTACCTGGTAAGGCGGCCGgacggggggcgggggcggggggtcAGCGCCCCCCCTTTACCCGCGCCCTCTGCCCCCTCCCAGCTGCAGCTGCGTGGAGTCGAGTTGGCGGCGGGCAGCGATGCGGAGGCCGAGCCGGGCTTCCTGGCCGAAGTCTTGGAGCTGAACGAGCAGGTGGCGGCCGCAGACTCCGAAGCAAGCCTGGCTGGGCTGCAGCGCCTTCTGGCAGGTGGGCGGGGGCCTccgtggccgggggggggggaagggagggagtggTGGTCCCCTGcgaggtcctcctcctcctcctcctcctcctcctcctctcttccagcCAAGCAAGAGGCCGCAGTGCAGGAGGTGAGCAGGGCCTTTGAGCAAGGTAGGCGGCCAGGTGGGCCCGAGCGTTCCTGGGGGGTCAgccccattctcccccctccACGGGGCCACCTCTCCCGACTTCCTTTCCAGAGTCTCCCCCCAACTCTCCCTGGGAGCTCAGGGCCCTGGGGGTCAGGAATCAGGCCTAATTTTTCAAGGCTTGTTCCGGTCTCGTAATTGCAGATGACCTTCACACGGCCAAAAGATTCTTGGCCAAAATGAAGTACTTTGCGAACCTGGAGGAGAAGGTGAAGGAAAAGAAAGCCCCTTCTTGACCGCTCACCCTGCTCGGCTTATTGCTCCCTTGCCAGGAAACCGGCCCAGGAAGGAGCCGTCCGTTTGGTGGTTGAGGGGAACGGGTGGGGGCAGGTAGCTGCTACCGGTGACGGAGCCCACAAATCAAAATAAAGCTGTGAAAGGCCTTTCTCGTGGCGGATGTGGGCCGACCATGCTTGGGGGCACTTTTTACTCCGCTGCAGGCATTAGATAGGCACTAGGGGCCTGTTATTCCCTGGCGTCTAGGGCAGGATGGGGCGGATTCACAGAGGTTGCAGCCCAGGGCACCTGGTCTCCTGCCCCAAACTCTGTTCACAGATGCCCTGAATGCCATTCGATTGGCCGAGTCCTGAAGCCACACCAGGGCCGAGGCCCCTAAACAAGATGCCGGGCCCCCTCCGACACTGGGGTCCTTGCAGTTGTGCACGTTTCATAAGCCTCTGTTTCTTTCCTGGTTTCCTAATGAAAACGCTGCCCTGAGAACTGTCCCATATTACGGGAAGCATGGAGCCCCACCACCCTCACCCGCATTCTCCAGCATGGCTTCCCCTCCAACTGCCCCTGTTCCTAGCAGGCTCCCACTGGGGTTGGTGACTGGCGGTtttggaagcccccccccctttggacTGGCTCCGCTCGGCTCTGTtctgaaggaggagaaaggagccAGATGAAGAAAAACAGCCCTTTATTGAGcaggccccggggggggggggaagggggggttaCGACTGGCTCTCGATGCGCAGGCTCCCCTGCCTTCCGCCCAGGTCGGGGCCTGGTGGGCTCAGCTGCAGCTCCTCGGTCTGGACCCAGGCACGGGAGGGCCTCTCGGCGTGGCTCCTGGGTTGCCCAACTCGGAACCAGCTCTCGGACCTCCAGGCGAAGCTGCCGCCGGCTCTTTGGCTCCCCTGAAGTTGAGCTTGTGAAATTCCCTCTTAATTTCCAGAAAGGTTTTGTTCTTTGTCTCGGGAATAGCCCAGAAAATGAAGGCGGCCACTGCGCTGCATTCCAGCAGAAACACCAGGAAGCAGAAGTGCCCCAGGCCTCCCTGGAAAAAGCCCCCAAAAGTCCATCGTGAACGACCGCAACACAAAGCTGCAACGACTCCGTTTCACCCACCCTCCCTGGGCAGGTTGGACCTTTGGCTGCGGCCGGCTAGCCCTCCTGCAGTGCTGACCCAAGTCATCCCAATGGGGTGGGGGAGGCACATCAGGCAGCACGAACTCCCGTGTCATAAACACCTGCCCATCAGCCTCCTTGTCAAAGGTCTATGTTGAAATCAAGAGCAGCTGCTAAGGAAGCAGAAGGGAGACTCGCCAGCAGGGGGCGCAATTCCCACCACAGCCTTTCAGCTGCCACTTTATCCTGCTTCCTTGTGCTTTGCAGTGATAGGCTGTCATGAACTGTGGGGCGGGGGGCAGGAAAAAGTAAGTACCCCcttaaggtcacccagctggaagGAAGGGCTCACCTACCCAACTGCTTGGAATGACCCTTGGGAAAACATCTTGCTCAACGAGGTGGGTTGCACTGGGGTGAGCAATTGGGAGAGACGGTCAAAGGAGAGAAAAATGGAGATTTTGACACCAGATTTCCAGTTCTGTCTGGCTTGACCTCTACTAACCTATGTATGTTCCCAACAAAGGGAGGCAAGGACCCTTTCTATTGATGGAGGTTGGGGCAGGTCTGACCCTTCCCTTAGAAGAGCTAAGGGCCAAAGGAGACCCTTTTCCTCAGAGGTCAGGCTTCAGTTCCCTTTATGCCCCACTCAAAGCGAATAACCACAGGCTGAATATTATTTAAACTTGGACCACCACTTGATGAAAAATGTCACTATAAATGGatggaaccttggaggtcttctagtccagggataggccaagttggctcttctatgacatatggacttcaactcccagaattcctgagctagcatgattggtccaggaattctgggagttgaagtccacatgtcatagaggagCCGACTGCCTATCCCTGTtccagtccagccccctgctctgGTGCCATTTCCTCTGAAAGTGTGCCGAGGAATTAATTCTGATGGCCCCGGAAGCTCTGGCTGGGATGAAGTCAACCCCAAGGGAGGGTCCAAAGCACAAGGCTGCAGCTGGAGTCTTGCGAAACTACCAACCTACCACAACGAAGGGGAAGAGCATGCCAACAGCGAAGAAGCTCAACCAGCTCATGGATCCCGCAATGGTGTAAGCAGCCGGGCGTGAGGACTGCGTGAACAATTCGGTGGTCAAAATGTTTGTCACCCCACCTGAAGGAAGAGGCCCTTGTTAGACAGAGGGAAGGGGCGTGGGGAATTACGTAAGAGGCCTGGTACAGGGGCACCGGCCAGTTCAACCTTCTGGCAGGCTTGGTGGAAGATGAAGCTAACGCGATGATgacggtttgcctgttgggccaaaTGGGCCTCGGGTCTAGGCAGAGAAAGGGGTGAAGCTCACTTTTTAATTCCAGACCAGAGCAAAGATGCCTGAAGACACCTGGTGTCAATCCAGCTAGCCAGGGAAGCAAACACCTTGGAAGCTCatcccctacctacctacctacctcttcgCTCCTTGGGCCAGCGTGCGAGGGCAAATGCGGATTACAGTCAAAGCAGCATAAATGGACGCATGCGGTGTC
This window harbors:
- the HSCB gene encoding LOW QUALITY PROTEIN: iron-sulfur cluster co-chaperone protein HscB (The sequence of the model RefSeq protein was modified relative to this genomic sequence to represent the inferred CDS: deleted 2 bases in 1 codon), with the protein product MWRRALRARAPRWARSRCQACGRGCWSCGAPLGAGGRRGGPGFCPSCRALQPPEPRADLFGVLGCPRGFSLDVARLRQRFLALQRSLHPDRFSHRPQAERGFSEQHAALVNLAYGTLRSPLSRGLYLLQLRGVELAAGSDAEAEPGFLAEVLELNEQVAAADSEASLAGLQRLLAAKQEAAVQEVSRAFEQDDLHTAKRFLAKMKYFANLEEKVKEKKAPS